In the genome of Nitrososphaerota archaeon, one region contains:
- a CDS encoding winged helix-turn-helix domain-containing protein encodes MEIFEIEDILSSRGRIKILKILSELEETNITQISKRAMLNYETTLMHLKKLIEMGIVMEKRFGKIRIFKINKENKFTLRIIDFIKTWEKEKNLLNL; translated from the coding sequence ATGGAAATATTTGAAATTGAAGATATTTTATCTTCACGTGGAAGAATAAAAATATTAAAAATATTAAGCGAATTGGAAGAAACAAATATTACTCAAATTTCTAAAAGAGCAATGTTAAATTATGAAACTACATTAATGCATTTAAAAAAACTTATTGAAATGGGAATTGTAATGGAAAAAAGATTTGGTAAAATAAGAATATTTAAAATTAATAAAGAAAATAAATTTACTTTAAGAATAATTGATTTTATTAAAACATGGGAAAAGGAAAAAAATCTTTTAAATTTATAA
- a CDS encoding TatD family hydrolase: protein MIDVHCHLEDEVFDKNREEVIENAKNAGVKAIITSGLGYNLAMKALSISNGKYIFLSIGLPPYDLSDFNKIIYFIESNIDKLIAIGEVGLDYYLGKEDTREEQLKCFKYFIKLAKDYDLPLIVHSRSAGKYAIETLINEKAEKVVLHAFDGNAKYALKGIENGYYFSIPPSIVRSKQKQNLVKILPIDFLMLESDSPVLGPIANEINEPKNIIFSANKIAEIKNLSIKEIIEITTNNAKKVFNINI from the coding sequence TTGATAGATGTTCATTGTCATTTAGAAGATGAAGTATTTGATAAAAATAGAGAAGAAGTTATTGAAAATGCAAAAAATGCAGGAGTAAAAGCTATTATTACTTCAGGACTTGGATATAATTTAGCTATGAAAGCATTAAGCATTTCTAATGGAAAATATATTTTTTTATCGATTGGTTTGCCACCATATGATTTAAGCGATTTTAATAAAATTATTTATTTTATAGAAAGTAATATTGATAAACTTATTGCAATAGGAGAAGTTGGATTAGATTATTATTTAGGAAAAGAAGACACAAGAGAAGAACAATTAAAATGTTTTAAATATTTTATTAAATTAGCTAAAGATTATGATTTACCATTAATAGTTCATTCTAGAAGTGCTGGAAAATATGCTATTGAAACTTTAATAAATGAAAAAGCTGAAAAAGTTGTTTTACATGCTTTTGATGGAAATGCAAAGTATGCTTTAAAAGGGATTGAAAATGGATATTATTTTTCAATTCCTCCATCAATTGTTAGATCTAAACAAAAACAAAATTTAGTTAAAATTCTTCCAATAGATTTTTTAATGCTTGAAAGTGATTCTCCAGTTTTGGGCCCAATTGCAAATGAAATAAATGAGCCGAAAAACATAATCTTTTCAGCAAATAAAATAGCTGAAATAAAGAATTTATCAATAAAAGAAATAATTGAAATTACAACTAATAATGCAAAAAAAGTTTTTAATATAAATATATAA
- a CDS encoding ATP-dependent DNA helicase, with protein MDNAEKIAKEVQQFFAYDLCRDYQANAINAIYNALFNKRHVLLEAPTGWGKTSVALAASLAIQKEKGLRIIYICRTNQQIYTVLNELSKIKRKGININMLGLYGRNQLCIFKPIALIKNIAFYHACSAIKAAGKCPFYNIENRKFIKATRLIPWDCKTIEDYKKIFSSIPYCPYEGIISCLKNAEVIVTTYNHIFNDFMKSLLLKRMDTSLDKVLIIIDEAHNIPKFSQTISNISLRLFIKAAKEAEKYGFNNIAERIREIHEQLNIMQLEEGEAIIDKKMFTELKIIDFYNMGRYIQEQKIINNKVPTSNLFILADFLSTIKEEDAILFLTLFNDKRFIEIVRFNPLRITKPIFDNIYSSIIMSGTLSPTQAYIKMVGISNPVVLKIPYPFPKENIRVLLTTGISTKLKERNEYLYYKIYKLLNIIKWINTNELNIEYSFGVAAFFASHELLQNFLDFLNNYNFKLNWDDIFIEKQFMGANDIHRLFINFINTASKKHALLLAIQGGRLAEGVDYIANTLQTIIIIGIPYAKPTPRIKAMIAAYDKIFGKGKLYAYIIPALWSSLQAAGRGIRGPNDVCMIIFMDRRFAKLKELIPVWIRSRMKNCHIDNIEETLYEKVFTIEE; from the coding sequence TTGGATAATGCTGAAAAAATAGCTAAAGAAGTTCAACAATTTTTTGCTTATGATTTATGTAGAGATTATCAAGCTAATGCAATTAATGCTATTTATAATGCTTTATTTAATAAACGTCATGTTTTATTAGAAGCTCCTACTGGATGGGGTAAAACTTCTGTTGCACTAGCTGCTTCTCTTGCAATTCAAAAAGAAAAAGGTTTAAGGATTATTTATATATGTAGAACAAATCAACAAATCTATACAGTTTTAAACGAACTTTCTAAAATTAAAAGAAAAGGAATAAATATTAATATGCTTGGATTGTATGGAAGAAATCAACTTTGTATTTTTAAACCTATTGCTTTAATTAAAAATATTGCTTTTTATCATGCATGTAGTGCAATAAAAGCAGCTGGAAAATGTCCTTTTTATAATATAGAAAATAGAAAATTTATAAAAGCTACTAGGCTAATTCCTTGGGATTGCAAAACAATCGAAGATTATAAAAAAATATTTTCTTCAATACCTTATTGTCCATATGAAGGAATAATAAGTTGTTTAAAAAATGCTGAAGTTATAGTAACAACCTATAATCATATATTTAATGATTTTATGAAATCCTTATTACTTAAACGTATGGATACTTCTTTAGATAAAGTTCTAATAATAATAGATGAAGCTCATAATATTCCAAAGTTTTCTCAAACAATTTCAAATATTTCATTAAGGCTTTTCATCAAAGCTGCAAAAGAAGCTGAAAAATATGGATTTAATAATATAGCTGAAAGGATCAGAGAAATTCATGAACAATTGAATATAATGCAACTTGAAGAAGGGGAAGCAATAATTGATAAAAAAATGTTTACTGAATTAAAAATAATTGATTTTTACAATATGGGTAGATATATCCAAGAGCAAAAAATAATTAATAATAAAGTTCCTACTAGTAACTTATTTATTTTAGCAGATTTCCTTTCAACAATTAAAGAAGAAGATGCTATTTTATTTTTAACTCTTTTTAATGATAAAAGATTTATAGAAATTGTAAGGTTTAATCCATTAAGAATAACAAAGCCTATTTTTGATAATATTTATTCAAGTATAATAATGTCTGGAACACTTTCTCCAACTCAAGCTTATATTAAAATGGTTGGCATATCTAATCCAGTAGTTTTAAAAATTCCATATCCATTTCCAAAAGAAAACATTAGAGTTTTATTAACTACTGGCATTTCAACAAAACTTAAAGAAAGAAACGAGTATCTTTACTATAAAATTTACAAATTACTTAATATAATAAAATGGATTAATACAAATGAGTTAAATATCGAATATTCTTTTGGGGTTGCTGCATTTTTTGCAAGTCACGAGTTGCTTCAAAATTTCTTAGATTTTTTAAATAATTATAATTTTAAACTAAATTGGGATGATATTTTTATTGAAAAACAATTCATGGGGGCTAATGATATACATCGATTATTCATTAATTTCATAAATACTGCTTCAAAAAAACATGCATTATTGCTTGCAATTCAAGGTGGTAGGCTTGCTGAAGGAGTTGATTATATAGCTAACACTTTACAAACAATCATTATTATAGGAATTCCATATGCAAAACCAACTCCAAGGATTAAAGCAATGATAGCTGCATATGATAAAATATTTGGTAAGGGAAAGCTTTATGCATACATAATACCTGCACTTTGGTCTTCTCTTCAAGCAGCTGGTAGAGGAATAAGAGGACCAAATGATGTTTGTATGATAATCTTTATGGATCGAAGATTTGCAAAATTAAAGGAATTAATTCCAGTATGGATAAGGTCGCGAATGAAGAATTGTCATATAGATAATATTGAAGAAACATTGTATGAAAAAGTATTCACAATTGAAGAATAA
- a CDS encoding proteasome assembly chaperone family protein, whose product MECKIIFLKKPNLKDPIMIAGLPGFGYVGKLSADYLIEKLNAELFGELYSPFFPPYVLVKENGLVELMKNEFYFVKNINNLDLIIFTGNTQAISSEGQYDVVEKTLDLAKDFNVKKLFTMAAYISESYNEERKVYGVASNIKLIEELKKYNVEIMKEGSISGINGLLFGLAKTRNIDSICLLGETPSYIIPSGRMIADPKASKAILSVLSNILGVPLDLKGLEKQAQYMEEIIRKVEEIERKAIEEATKGKRERVGYIG is encoded by the coding sequence ATGGAATGTAAAATCATTTTTTTAAAAAAGCCCAATTTAAAAGACCCTATAATGATTGCTGGTTTACCTGGATTTGGATATGTTGGAAAACTATCTGCTGATTATCTAATTGAAAAACTTAATGCAGAGCTTTTTGGAGAATTGTATTCTCCATTCTTCCCCCCATACGTATTAGTTAAAGAAAATGGCCTTGTTGAATTAATGAAAAATGAATTTTATTTTGTTAAAAATATTAATAATCTTGATTTAATTATTTTTACTGGTAATACTCAAGCAATATCATCAGAAGGGCAATACGATGTTGTTGAAAAAACTTTAGATTTAGCAAAAGATTTTAATGTTAAAAAGCTTTTTACAATGGCTGCATATATTAGTGAAAGTTATAATGAAGAAAGGAAAGTTTATGGAGTAGCATCTAACATTAAATTAATAGAGGAGTTAAAAAAGTATAATGTGGAAATTATGAAAGAAGGAAGCATAAGTGGAATAAATGGTTTATTATTTGGTTTAGCAAAAACAAGAAATATTGATAGCATATGTTTACTTGGAGAAACTCCTTCATATATAATTCCTTCAGGACGTATGATAGCAGATCCAAAAGCATCTAAAGCTATTTTATCAGTATTGTCTAATATTCTTGGAGTTCCTTTAGATTTAAAAGGATTAGAAAAGCAAGCACAATACATGGAAGAAATAATACGTAAAGTAGAAGAAATCGAAAGAAAAGCAATTGAAGAAGCAACAAAAGGTAAAAGGGAAAGAGTGGGATATATTGGTTAA
- a CDS encoding methyltransferase domain-containing protein, giving the protein MTKLKEQYDILAECYDNLYNNPQINYMHEIEKKVLLKYIKQGLVLDIGCGTGKQTLFLANKHVKVIGLDISNEMIKKALEKARNENICDCFFIIGSGEFLPFRKNSFNNIFSFFGALNHMPKYEIAIKEISRVLKKKGMAIVSVANDFSIHWFFQEIKKGLSSIIKNFSKNEEYICIKISNGEILNIWTHYFSPKNLISLFKKNGFKTIKLGSIFLFVPPNYFPCKSLKMKISLRILFIVENIFRWVYPFNFFGEYLFLISEKL; this is encoded by the coding sequence ATGACAAAATTGAAAGAGCAATATGATATCTTAGCAGAATGTTATGATAATCTTTATAATAATCCGCAAATAAATTATATGCATGAAATTGAAAAAAAAGTTTTATTAAAGTATATAAAGCAAGGCTTAGTTCTTGATATTGGTTGTGGAACAGGTAAGCAAACATTATTTTTAGCTAATAAGCATGTGAAAGTTATAGGTTTAGATATTTCTAACGAAATGATTAAGAAAGCTTTAGAAAAAGCTAGGAATGAAAATATATGTGATTGCTTTTTTATAATTGGTAGTGGAGAATTTCTGCCATTTAGAAAAAATTCTTTTAATAATATTTTCTCTTTTTTTGGAGCATTAAATCATATGCCTAAATATGAAATAGCAATAAAAGAAATTTCAAGAGTTTTAAAGAAAAAAGGTATGGCAATAGTTTCTGTAGCAAATGACTTTTCAATACATTGGTTTTTTCAAGAAATTAAGAAAGGGTTATCTTCAATTATAAAAAATTTTTCAAAAAATGAAGAATACATTTGCATAAAAATTTCAAATGGAGAAATTTTGAATATTTGGACCCATTATTTTTCACCAAAAAATTTAATTTCATTATTCAAAAAGAATGGTTTTAAAACTATTAAGCTTGGAAGCATTTTCTTATTTGTTCCTCCAAATTATTTTCCATGTAAAAGTTTAAAAATGAAAATATCTTTAAGAATTTTGTTTATTGTTGAAAATATTTTTAGATGGGTTTATCCATTCAATTTTTTTGGAGAATATTTGTTTTTAATATCTGAAAAATTATGA
- a CDS encoding AN1-type zinc finger domain-containing protein — translation MKCRVCGKEEILPFKCSYCGEYFCAEHRLPEKHNCSMIWKAKAPIEKEYIPIIRKEEERFLKEETYYPIVKIPAYKFYRFSKKEKKHLTIGTLLVLLVGLSLFKEIIFSFSGIALITIIFTISFILHELAHKFIAQKNGLWAEFRLSISGALLTLISIFLPFFKIISPGAVVIAGIASRKTVGKISMFGPLINILLGDIFLLISYIKTPYIILNKIMLYSALFNAMIALINLLPFGILDGYKVFLWNKAIWLIMFIASISLFVTCYIII, via the coding sequence ATGAAATGCAGAGTGTGCGGAAAAGAAGAAATTCTCCCATTTAAATGTAGTTATTGTGGAGAGTATTTTTGTGCTGAACATAGACTCCCTGAAAAGCATAATTGTTCAATGATATGGAAAGCAAAAGCACCAATAGAAAAAGAGTATATTCCAATAATTAGAAAAGAGGAGGAAAGATTTTTAAAAGAAGAAACATATTATCCAATTGTTAAAATTCCTGCTTACAAATTTTATAGGTTTAGTAAAAAAGAAAAAAAACATTTAACTATTGGAACATTGTTAGTTTTACTAGTTGGTTTATCATTATTTAAAGAAATAATTTTTTCATTTTCTGGAATAGCATTAATAACGATTATTTTTACAATATCATTCATTTTACATGAATTGGCCCATAAATTTATTGCTCAAAAAAATGGTTTATGGGCTGAATTTAGATTAAGCATTAGTGGTGCACTTTTAACTTTAATATCTATATTTTTACCATTTTTTAAAATAATTTCTCCTGGTGCAGTCGTTATTGCTGGAATTGCTTCAAGAAAAACCGTTGGTAAAATATCTATGTTCGGACCATTGATAAATATTTTATTAGGAGATATATTTTTATTGATTTCTTATATTAAAACTCCATACATTATCTTAAATAAAATTATGTTATATTCAGCATTATTTAATGCCATGATAGCTTTAATTAATCTATTACCATTTGGAATTCTTGATGGATATAAAGTTTTTTTATGGAATAAAGCTATATGGTTAATAATGTTTATAGCGTCAATTTCATTATTTGTTACATGCTATATAATTATTTAG
- a CDS encoding replication factor C large subunit translates to MTIPWVEKYRPKRVSEVIGNKEAIQKFLEWINSWEKGKPIKKAALLYGPPGVGKTSLVLAYALEKNYDTIEMNASDWRNANKMNGVAGIASQQSTLLGSNKRIIIIDEVDGIAGKEDIGGLSILNKIISETYVPIVLIANDIWQPRLASLREKSELIEFKKVHKASIVSLLKKICETEKIKYDETVLKNIAERSTGDVRSAINDLQAIGEGRKEINDEDLLALGYRDRLKQVFDSLVLVFHGKNLNEASKAMNNLDIDPETFFLWILDNAPIQIKNVKILEKVMDYLAKADIYFTRISKKQDWSYMKYALPIMTGGVAISTKDYKSGFIKFSFPQKIKLLNKIKDYMNKKSNISKKIAIKCHTSSYIASKDILPFIKIIFLNNKEFSQKISKFFDFDKEEIDFIKNEL, encoded by the coding sequence ATGACTATACCCTGGGTAGAGAAATATCGTCCTAAAAGAGTATCCGAAGTAATTGGAAATAAAGAAGCTATTCAAAAATTTCTTGAATGGATTAATTCATGGGAAAAAGGAAAACCTATTAAAAAAGCTGCTTTATTATATGGTCCACCTGGAGTTGGAAAAACAAGTTTAGTTTTGGCATATGCTTTAGAAAAAAATTATGATACAATTGAAATGAATGCTAGTGATTGGAGGAATGCTAATAAAATGAATGGAGTAGCAGGAATTGCTTCTCAACAATCAACTCTTTTAGGTTCGAATAAACGTATAATAATTATTGATGAAGTTGATGGAATTGCTGGAAAAGAAGATATAGGAGGATTATCCATTTTGAATAAAATAATATCTGAAACATATGTGCCAATCGTATTAATTGCAAATGATATTTGGCAACCTAGACTTGCATCTTTAAGAGAGAAAAGCGAATTAATAGAATTTAAGAAAGTACATAAAGCATCAATAGTTTCTCTTTTGAAAAAAATATGTGAAACAGAAAAAATTAAATATGATGAAACAGTTTTAAAGAATATTGCAGAAAGATCTACTGGAGATGTTAGATCTGCAATTAATGATCTTCAAGCTATTGGAGAAGGTAGAAAAGAAATAAATGATGAGGATTTATTAGCATTAGGTTATAGAGATCGTTTAAAACAAGTTTTCGATAGCTTAGTTTTAGTTTTTCATGGGAAAAATTTAAATGAAGCAAGCAAAGCTATGAACAATTTAGATATAGATCCAGAAACTTTCTTTTTATGGATTTTAGATAATGCTCCAATACAAATAAAAAATGTAAAAATATTGGAAAAAGTGATGGATTATTTAGCTAAAGCTGATATTTATTTTACAAGAATATCTAAAAAACAAGATTGGAGTTATATGAAGTATGCACTTCCAATAATGACAGGTGGTGTAGCAATTTCTACTAAAGACTATAAAAGTGGATTCATTAAATTTTCTTTTCCTCAAAAAATAAAATTATTAAATAAAATTAAAGATTATATGAATAAAAAAAGTAATATTTCTAAAAAAATAGCTATTAAATGCCATACTTCATCATATATTGCTTCAAAAGATATTTTACCATTTATAAAAATAATTTTCTTAAATAATAAAGAATTTTCTCAAAAAATATCAAAATTTTTCGATTTTGATAAAGAAGAAATTGATTTTATAAAAAATGAATTATAA
- a CDS encoding PAC2 family protein encodes MVNSIKYSKRTWIKILEKPILKSPIAIAASQGLRSVGRLVLDYLIEYFNPKLIAEIHSYYFPLIHGSKPSYIPDPNLVGEAGIFLFEEEIEIPCIKNYLIDSHEIVLTYGYQADFKGQYEIAEAVLEFYKEIGIKKIIILAGYTGGEENVCCAANNSNILKEMEKYGLKPFYKGPFYGFSGILLGLSKFYNMEGLCLFGKTKPNIEEPEEPDIEASKNVLYKLSEILNLKIDFSNLE; translated from the coding sequence TTGGTTAATTCTATTAAATATTCTAAAAGAACTTGGATTAAAATTCTTGAAAAACCAATTTTAAAATCTCCTATAGCAATTGCTGCTTCTCAAGGATTAAGATCTGTTGGTAGACTCGTTTTAGATTATTTAATCGAATATTTTAATCCTAAACTTATAGCAGAAATTCATTCGTATTATTTCCCATTAATACATGGAAGCAAACCTTCATATATTCCTGATCCTAATTTAGTTGGTGAAGCAGGCATATTTTTATTTGAAGAAGAAATAGAAATCCCATGCATAAAAAATTATTTAATAGATTCGCATGAAATCGTTTTAACATATGGTTATCAAGCTGATTTTAAAGGACAATATGAAATTGCTGAAGCAGTTTTAGAATTTTATAAGGAAATTGGAATTAAAAAAATTATTATTTTAGCTGGATATACAGGCGGAGAAGAAAATGTATGTTGTGCTGCAAACAATTCAAATATTTTAAAAGAAATGGAAAAATATGGATTAAAACCATTTTATAAAGGACCATTCTATGGTTTTTCTGGAATACTTTTAGGTTTATCAAAATTTTATAATATGGAAGGATTGTGTTTATTTGGAAAAACTAAGCCCAATATTGAAGAACCTGAAGAGCCAGATATAGAAGCTTCTAAAAATGTTTTGTATAAGCTATCTGAAATACTAAATTTAAAAATAGATTTTTCGAATTTAGAATAA
- a CDS encoding replication factor C small subunit: MSSLPWIEKYRPKTLDEVVNQEEVISSLKSVLKTKAIPHMLFTGPPGVGKTATAHALARDLYGPNYIAQGLFLEINASDERGIQVIREKVKTFARSVPFSDIGFRILLLDESDQLTPEAQHSLRRTMELYSSTCRFILAANYSNRIIEPIQSRCAIFRFKPLQKDKVIAYLNKIAEMEKIKITDKALEEIFEFSEGDLRKCINALQAASTYDETITEKIVYKVFGQVNRGNVRKMIELALANKFEDSLKVLREILYIEGTSSNDLINALFKEIMKLDLSDEKKIKLIDFLGEVDYRISEGATPEIQLMAFLTKLAS, encoded by the coding sequence ATGTCTTCATTACCATGGATTGAGAAATATAGACCTAAAACACTGGATGAAGTTGTAAACCAAGAAGAAGTTATCTCAAGTTTAAAATCAGTATTGAAAACAAAAGCAATTCCTCATATGCTTTTTACAGGTCCACCTGGAGTTGGAAAAACCGCTACTGCTCACGCATTAGCAAGAGATCTTTATGGTCCAAACTATATTGCTCAAGGGCTTTTCCTAGAAATAAATGCGAGTGATGAAAGAGGCATACAAGTTATTAGAGAAAAAGTAAAAACATTTGCAAGATCTGTTCCATTTAGTGATATAGGCTTTAGAATTCTTCTTTTAGATGAAAGTGATCAATTAACTCCAGAGGCACAACATAGTCTTAGACGAACAATGGAATTATATTCAAGTACATGTAGATTTATTTTAGCAGCAAATTATAGTAATAGAATAATTGAACCAATACAATCAAGATGTGCAATTTTCAGATTTAAACCTTTACAAAAAGATAAAGTAATAGCTTATTTAAATAAAATTGCAGAAATGGAAAAAATTAAAATTACAGATAAAGCTTTAGAAGAAATATTTGAATTTTCTGAAGGAGATTTAAGAAAATGCATTAATGCTTTACAAGCAGCATCTACATATGATGAAACCATTACTGAAAAAATTGTTTATAAAGTTTTTGGACAAGTAAATAGAGGGAATGTTAGGAAAATGATTGAGTTAGCACTAGCAAATAAATTTGAAGACTCATTAAAAGTATTAAGAGAAATTCTATATATTGAAGGAACATCAAGTAATGATTTAATAAATGCTTTATTTAAAGAAATTATGAAACTTGATTTATCTGATGAGAAAAAAATTAAGTTGATTGATTTCTTAGGAGAAGTAGATTATAGAATTTCTGAAGGTGCAACTCCTGAAATACAATTAATGGCTTTTCTTACAAAATTAGCTTCATAG
- a CDS encoding ORC1-type DNA replication protein — protein sequence MSKIFLYEEKLSLEYVPPKLPYREKELEMLNIFFKSFIKEEKFVSPRVLIAGSVGTGKTALCKLFGEKIGKEAKKYGIKVSFVYLNCRLHRTLFTILKRISEQLKIPFPTRGFSNEELIHRIMDYLDNKKIRLILALDEIESLLKEEGPEAIYFLTRIGEERNEKSINPSLICILRNPEVLRILDESSRSSLQNNFIHLKEYDEEQLYGIIKYRAEEAFYENAISEETIEFIAEISSERGDARYAIELLWRAGKFAEAENSEKVMPEHVRKASASIYPTIKKENLMYLNIHEKIILMALARSLKKSGEVYVTSIELNEFYKMICEEYSIEPKAYTRFWEYLQKLEDLGFIRIKVSSKGIRGRKSYISLPEIPVSILENELSKLINIDKNKRWF from the coding sequence ATGAGTAAAATATTTCTATATGAAGAAAAATTATCTTTAGAATATGTTCCTCCAAAACTTCCTTATCGTGAAAAAGAATTAGAAATGTTAAATATTTTCTTTAAGAGTTTTATTAAAGAAGAAAAATTTGTTTCTCCTAGAGTATTAATTGCAGGTTCTGTTGGAACAGGAAAAACTGCTTTATGTAAATTATTTGGTGAAAAAATAGGAAAAGAAGCAAAAAAATATGGTATAAAAGTTAGTTTTGTTTATTTAAATTGTAGGCTTCATAGAACTTTATTTACAATACTTAAAAGAATTAGTGAACAACTTAAAATCCCTTTCCCAACAAGAGGTTTTTCTAATGAAGAATTAATTCATAGAATAATGGATTATTTAGATAATAAAAAAATTAGATTGATTTTAGCATTGGATGAAATAGAGTCTCTTTTAAAAGAAGAAGGTCCAGAAGCAATTTATTTTCTTACAAGAATAGGAGAAGAAAGAAATGAAAAATCTATTAATCCATCTTTAATATGCATACTTAGAAATCCTGAAGTTTTAAGAATTCTTGATGAAAGTTCAAGAAGCTCTCTTCAAAATAATTTTATTCATTTAAAAGAATATGATGAAGAACAACTTTATGGAATAATTAAATATAGAGCAGAAGAAGCATTTTATGAAAATGCAATTTCTGAAGAAACGATAGAATTTATAGCAGAAATATCGAGTGAAAGAGGGGATGCTAGATATGCTATAGAGCTTCTTTGGAGAGCCGGAAAATTTGCTGAAGCAGAAAATTCAGAAAAAGTTATGCCTGAACATGTTAGAAAAGCTTCTGCAAGCATTTATCCTACAATAAAAAAGGAAAATTTAATGTATTTGAATATTCATGAAAAAATAATTTTAATGGCATTAGCAAGAAGTCTAAAGAAAAGTGGAGAAGTATATGTAACTTCTATTGAATTAAATGAATTTTATAAAATGATATGTGAAGAATATTCTATCGAACCTAAAGCTTATACAAGATTTTGGGAATATTTACAAAAGCTTGAGGATTTAGGCTTTATAAGAATAAAAGTTTCAAGTAAAGGGATAAGGGGTAGGAAATCATATATTTCATTACCAGAAATACCAGTTTCTATTTTAGAAAATGAATTATCAAAACTTATTAATATTGATAAAAACAAGAGATGGTTTTAA
- a CDS encoding glutamate-cysteine ligase family protein, translated as MYTNKNKALISMGVEVEFYTINIPKLEIHRKIIYPKKSIIEKGEKFTKDTSIGSEYDSKVFYSLHEALFLLKNGLRKYLLKNYLYSEEKNSEVLALVGGWRDRFAGAHLHIGLGENGISKKDAEKLAMHIHDHIPFIIALSANSPIWREKITNNASNRLIRCSENYCSIVPRGKLNMDHYNEISYNYAIKSKPPTIELRVCDSNIPQYLCASLLILKLITLGWLKGKRITNKCSYENYVQARLNAAKKGTKAIIFWNDKAVDVKNYFNLFFKKYRKEVDEVKIPDEVLEILKLFKKGWNGAEIIKHSCKKFKKKHPISWQKYFAMNYVNAIESVLNGGTIIDFAEKLMVELPNTNGIEIVPS; from the coding sequence ATGTATACCAATAAAAATAAAGCATTAATCTCAATGGGAGTTGAAGTTGAATTTTATACAATAAATATACCAAAGTTAGAAATACATAGGAAAATAATATATCCAAAAAAATCTATTATTGAGAAAGGTGAAAAATTTACAAAGGATACAAGTATAGGATCGGAATATGATAGTAAAGTTTTCTACTCTCTTCATGAAGCACTCTTTTTATTAAAAAATGGTTTAAGGAAGTATTTATTAAAAAATTATCTTTATAGCGAGGAAAAAAATTCTGAAGTATTAGCTTTAGTAGGTGGTTGGAGAGATAGATTTGCAGGAGCACATTTGCATATAGGGCTTGGAGAAAATGGAATAAGTAAAAAAGATGCAGAAAAATTAGCAATGCATATCCATGACCACATTCCATTCATAATAGCTTTATCAGCAAATTCTCCTATATGGAGAGAGAAAATAACAAACAATGCATCCAATAGATTAATTAGATGTAGTGAAAATTATTGTAGCATTGTTCCAAGAGGAAAATTAAACATGGATCATTATAATGAAATTAGCTATAATTATGCTATAAAATCTAAACCTCCAACAATTGAGTTAAGAGTGTGCGATAGCAATATTCCACAATATTTATGCGCTTCTCTTCTTATTTTAAAATTAATAACATTAGGATGGCTTAAAGGGAAAAGGATAACTAATAAATGTTCATATGAAAATTATGTTCAAGCAAGATTAAATGCTGCTAAAAAAGGGACTAAAGCAATTATTTTTTGGAATGATAAAGCAGTAGATGTAAAAAATTATTTCAATCTATTCTTTAAAAAATATAGAAAGGAAGTAGATGAAGTAAAAATTCCTGATGAAGTATTGGAAATATTAAAATTATTTAAGAAAGGATGGAATGGAGCTGAAATAATTAAGCATTCATGTAAAAAATTTAAAAAGAAACACCCAATCTCATGGCAAAAATATTTTGCAATGAATTATGTAAATGCTATAGAATCTGTTTTAAATGGTGGAACGATAATTGATTTTGCTGAAAAACTTATGGTAGAATTACCCAATACAAATGGAATAGAAATTGTTCCATCATAA